From a single Campylobacter concisus genomic region:
- a CDS encoding 50S ribosomal protein L11 methyltransferase: MKDKFYELSIKTSNFYDEILELVFSFGVTCVEELDHEIIIREEYDLRDIAWGIEEYAKGLSSVRKISNDLKISLNLKENKDWLGEYKKAVKPILVDKIYVRPSWEEPLNGVTNIIIDPALAFGSGHHESTNSCLQLLQKYAKSGDTALDVGCGSGILSIALAKLGCKVDACDTDEQATQSSLSNAELNEVKFNKIWTGSIANLEQKYDIVVANIIADVIFMLSNDLKKSLKKGGYLVLSGILNKYEDRIKDTFKDLELIEIKQSNDWSSFVYKEIDE; this comes from the coding sequence ATGAAAGATAAATTTTACGAATTAAGCATAAAAACATCAAATTTTTATGATGAAATTTTAGAACTAGTTTTCTCTTTTGGAGTTACCTGTGTTGAAGAGCTAGATCACGAGATCATCATCAGGGAAGAGTATGATCTAAGAGATATAGCTTGGGGTATCGAAGAGTATGCAAAAGGGCTCTCTAGTGTTCGTAAAATTTCAAATGATTTAAAAATTTCTCTTAATTTAAAAGAAAATAAAGACTGGCTAGGCGAATATAAAAAGGCAGTTAAGCCTATTTTGGTTGATAAAATTTATGTTAGACCTAGCTGGGAAGAGCCACTTAATGGCGTAACAAATATCATAATCGACCCAGCTCTAGCCTTTGGCTCAGGGCACCATGAAAGTACAAATTCTTGCTTACAACTTTTACAAAAATATGCGAAAAGTGGCGACACTGCTTTAGACGTGGGCTGCGGAAGTGGAATTTTAAGTATTGCCTTGGCAAAGCTTGGCTGTAAGGTAGATGCTTGTGATACAGACGAGCAAGCCACGCAAAGCTCACTTAGCAACGCCGAGTTGAATGAGGTTAAATTTAATAAAATTTGGACAGGCTCTATCGCGAATTTAGAGCAAAAATATGACATTGTCGTAGCAAATATCATTGCTGATGTCATTTTTATGCTCTCAAATGACTTAAAAAAATCGCTTAAAAAAGGCGGCTACTTGGTATTGTCAGGAATTTTAAACAAGTACGAAGATAGGATTAAAGATACGTTTAAGGATTTGGAGCTAATTGAGATAAAACAAAGTAACGATTGGAGTAGCTTTGTTTATAAGGAAATAGATGAATAA
- the hisA gene encoding 1-(5-phosphoribosyl)-5-[(5-phosphoribosylamino)methylideneamino]imidazole-4-carboxamide isomerase gives MEIFPAIDLKEGQAVRLSKGLMQSAKIYSNEPSELAKKFEDYGAKWLHVVDLDGAFAGETINFKTIEKITKATNLSVQVGGGIRDEERIKRYLDLGVSRVILGSVALHDPEFTAKMAEIYRVVVGIDAKDGYVAVQGWGEISNIKAVDLARKFADVGVEAVICTDINKDGMLGGVNVEFSLQIARNSKLETIASGGVSDINDILMLKATNEISGVIVGKAYYEGLLDLKEAFKLLR, from the coding sequence ATGGAAATTTTTCCAGCGATTGATTTAAAAGAGGGACAAGCGGTTAGACTTAGCAAAGGTCTTATGCAAAGTGCAAAAATTTATAGCAACGAGCCAAGTGAACTTGCTAAGAAATTTGAAGATTATGGCGCAAAATGGCTTCATGTGGTTGATTTAGATGGTGCATTTGCTGGAGAGACGATAAATTTTAAAACAATTGAAAAGATTACAAAGGCTACAAATTTAAGCGTCCAAGTGGGTGGTGGCATAAGAGATGAAGAGCGTATAAAGCGCTATTTGGACCTTGGAGTTAGCAGGGTGATCCTTGGCTCAGTTGCCCTTCATGATCCAGAATTTACAGCAAAAATGGCTGAAATTTATAGAGTTGTAGTTGGCATTGACGCAAAAGATGGCTATGTGGCCGTGCAAGGTTGGGGTGAGATCTCAAATATAAAAGCAGTTGATCTTGCAAGAAAATTTGCAGATGTTGGCGTGGAAGCTGTGATTTGCACCGATATTAACAAGGATGGAATGCTTGGCGGAGTCAATGTTGAGTTTAGCTTGCAAATAGCTAGAAATAGCAAGCTTGAGACGATAGCAAGTGGTGGCGTGAGTGATATAAATGATATTTTGATGCTAAAAGCCACAAATGAGATTAGTGGCGTAATAGTTGGAAAAGCCTACTATGAAGGGTTACTTGACCTAAAAGAGGCCTTTAAACTACTTAGATAG
- a CDS encoding chemotaxis response regulator CheY yields the protein MKILVVDDSSTMRRIIKNTLQRLGHQEILEAEHGLEAWNILTQNEGIEVLITDWNMPEMNGLELVKKVRAEQKYVDMPIIMVTTEGGKAEVITALKAGVNNYIVKPFTPQVLKEKLEDVLG from the coding sequence GTGAAGATTTTGGTTGTAGATGACAGTTCAACAATGAGAAGAATCATAAAAAATACTTTACAAAGGTTAGGACATCAAGAAATTCTTGAGGCTGAGCACGGTCTTGAGGCCTGGAATATCTTAACTCAAAATGAAGGTATCGAAGTTCTTATCACTGACTGGAATATGCCTGAGATGAATGGTCTTGAACTTGTTAAAAAGGTAAGAGCAGAGCAAAAATATGTTGATATGCCTATCATAATGGTAACAACAGAGGGCGGAAAAGCCGAAGTTATAACAGCTTTAAAAGCAGGTGTTAATAACTACATCGTTAAGCCTTTTACGCCACAAGTTTTAAAAGAGAAGCTTGAAGACGTTCTTGGTTAA
- the ftsH gene encoding ATP-dependent zinc metalloprotease FtsH: MNNQNNNQNNGNNNGFFNKNPIFIFAIFAIVIVLAFRSFSGDGLGGSFGLNSNAQSKMVAYSEFKDMLKNKQLNEVAISETTIKGIGSDKTIYLAKRINDPTLIGILEQNGITYSVYSENNWFGDLIFSWIIPVFIFFAIWMFIASRMQKNIGGGILGIGSAKKLINSEKPKVKFDDVAGVEEAKEEVQEIVDYLKSPDKYLRLGAKIPKGILLVGPPGTGKTLLARAVAGEASVPFFSISASSFIEMFVGVGASRVRDLFENAKKEAPAIVFIDEIDAIGKSRNSGPMGGNDEREQTLNQLLSEMDGFDADKSPVIVIAATNRPEVLDAALLRPGRFDRQVLVDKPDFKGRCDILKVHMKDVKIGKDVNIEDIARLTTGLAGADLENIINEAALLAGRKSKTFVEQADLVEAVERSIAGLEKKSRRVNPKEKRIVTYHECGHALIAELTKGAKRVTKVSVVPRGLAALGYTLNTPEENKFMMQKHELIAEVDVLLAGRAAEEVFIKEISTGASNDLERATDIIKAMVSMYGMSDVAGLMVLEKQRATFLNGGQSIKDYSDKMAEKVDEFVKTLLHERYTAVLGLLEIYKGAIENMVSALYEEETIEGKRVREIIKNYEIENSLESRLVEIEEDEKSKKEE, from the coding sequence ATGAATAACCAAAATAATAACCAAAATAATGGCAATAATAACGGTTTTTTTAATAAAAATCCTATTTTCATTTTTGCCATTTTCGCAATAGTTATAGTTTTAGCTTTTAGAAGCTTTAGTGGAGACGGACTTGGTGGCTCTTTTGGGCTAAATAGCAATGCTCAGAGTAAAATGGTAGCTTATTCTGAGTTTAAAGATATGTTAAAAAATAAGCAACTAAATGAGGTTGCTATCTCAGAGACTACCATAAAAGGCATAGGTAGTGACAAAACCATCTACCTCGCAAAACGTATAAATGATCCAACACTCATTGGCATACTTGAGCAAAATGGCATAACTTACAGCGTTTATAGCGAAAATAACTGGTTTGGTGATCTTATATTTTCATGGATCATCCCGGTATTTATATTTTTTGCTATTTGGATGTTTATTGCTAGTCGTATGCAAAAGAACATTGGCGGCGGCATACTTGGCATAGGAAGTGCAAAAAAACTTATAAATTCTGAAAAACCAAAAGTTAAGTTTGACGATGTTGCAGGTGTCGAAGAGGCAAAAGAAGAGGTTCAAGAGATAGTTGATTATCTAAAAAGTCCTGATAAATATCTAAGACTTGGGGCAAAAATTCCAAAAGGAATTTTGCTAGTTGGCCCTCCAGGTACTGGTAAAACACTTCTTGCAAGAGCAGTTGCGGGCGAGGCTAGTGTGCCATTTTTCTCTATATCAGCATCAAGCTTTATAGAGATGTTTGTTGGCGTTGGCGCAAGCAGAGTTAGAGATCTTTTTGAGAATGCTAAAAAAGAGGCTCCAGCGATCGTTTTTATAGATGAAATTGATGCGATCGGTAAAAGTAGAAATTCTGGTCCAATGGGTGGCAACGATGAGAGAGAGCAAACGCTAAATCAGCTTCTTTCTGAGATGGATGGCTTTGACGCGGATAAGTCGCCAGTTATCGTTATAGCGGCTACAAATAGACCTGAAGTTTTGGACGCTGCGCTTTTAAGGCCAGGTAGATTTGATAGGCAAGTGCTTGTTGATAAACCTGATTTTAAAGGACGCTGCGACATCTTAAAAGTTCACATGAAAGATGTAAAGATTGGCAAAGATGTAAATATCGAAGATATCGCAAGGCTTACTACTGGTTTAGCTGGCGCTGATCTTGAAAACATCATAAATGAGGCAGCACTTCTTGCAGGACGTAAGTCAAAGACCTTTGTCGAGCAGGCCGATCTTGTGGAGGCCGTTGAGAGATCGATCGCTGGACTTGAGAAAAAGTCTCGCCGCGTAAATCCAAAAGAAAAAAGAATCGTCACTTATCATGAGTGCGGTCATGCCTTGATAGCTGAGCTAACAAAAGGTGCAAAAAGGGTAACAAAAGTCTCAGTCGTACCACGTGGTCTTGCGGCACTTGGCTATACTCTAAATACGCCTGAAGAGAATAAATTTATGATGCAAAAGCATGAATTGATAGCAGAAGTAGATGTACTTTTGGCTGGTAGAGCAGCTGAAGAGGTGTTTATTAAAGAAATTTCAACCGGAGCTAGCAACGACCTAGAGCGTGCGACTGATATCATAAAAGCTATGGTTAGTATGTATGGTATGAGTGATGTTGCTGGTCTTATGGTGCTTGAAAAACAACGTGCTACGTTTTTAAATGGCGGTCAAAGTATCAAAGACTATAGTGATAAGATGGCTGAAAAGGTTGATGAGTTTGTAAAAACGCTTCTTCATGAAAGATACACTGCTGTGCTTGGTTTGCTTGAAATTTATAAAGGTGCTATTGAAAATATGGTATCAGCACTTTATGAAGAAGAAACAATCGAAGGAAAAAGAGTTAGAGAGATCATTAAAAACTACGAGATCGAAAATAGTCTAGAGAGCAGACTCGT